The DNA sequence TGGGCCAGCGCCGAGCAAGAGCGGCCAGGAGCGCGCCGCTCTCCCGACGCCCCCTTctgccgcgctccccccgccccgacgAGCCTTCGACGTTGTTTCCTAATTACCTCGGGTCGCGTGAGCACGGTCCGGGGGTTTTTCTTTGcgtgttgttgtttttaatctggCTCCTGGATAAAACTTGCGCGCTAGGcgctcctcccgcctcctgtAAACGGAGCACCTACACTTTCCATCTCAGTAAATTACTTGCTTGTCCGGTAAACTGCAATTTGGCAATCCAAATTAGTTACACCGAGGGTAAACTAAGGACATGGTTCAATGTCAGGGCTGCCTGGAGCAGGATGTTGGAGAAGCTCAGACTTTACCCTCGCTCTATCCCAGAGTTAAACCCTCCttttctgccagcagcagaggTCTGTGAGGTGCAAAAACCTTAATGCGATGCAAGAGCGACCTTAAGAGGGGATTTCCGTGGTCGAGGGCTCTTGTTTTGGGATGCATCCGAGCGGCGCAGCGCGTGGAGGAGAGGCGTGAGGGTATCTGCGATACGGGGTCGGTCGCAGGCTGCGCTGGCGGGTGAGCGCGGAGGGACACAGATGTCGGTCGTTGCGTCGGGAGTTGGGGCTTGGCGTGATTTGGGCCCGGTTCATGCCCGCTTTGGGCTGAGCAGCACTGAGCGTGACGGATGCTGGGATTTGGGCCTGCTGTGCAGGGCTTTGCCCACGTGGCTTGTCCCGGAGGGAGAAGGGGATTTGGCCCTGCTGCAGAGAGCTTGCTCCGTCCTTGCTCGTGGGTCCCTCGGCCCTTCCTGGCCTCGAGCTTTAGAGCTAGGCCTGGTGCACAGAGGGAAACGTCTCTCCCAAGACCGCGGCAGATGGACGTCCTCCAGGGCAGGACACCTGCGACCCACCGGCGCAGGCCAAAAGGGCCCGAGCTGCTTCCCGGGGCCGAGCTGGCACCCGAGTCTCCGCCGAGCGCTCACTTCAGACGCTTCCCCCCGCTTCTCGCACGAAGCGTATCCTATTTCCCCCCGACAACAAGCCCTTCTGAAAGAGCTCGGCTGGCTCGGCCCCTGGAAACGCATCTCCTGCGTGTGGTTTTCTGTGATACTCGGCGGCTTCGCGGCGGTTCAGCAACCTTCattgtgctgctgttttgtgGTGGCTGAGCGAGGGAGGAGGGACGGACCTTccggccccgggctgccggcAGGGTTGATTTTCATTATTTCAGCACTGaatacagtttgctttttttgttttttggggtttttttgcctccCCCCTCTTCTGTAAATGGGTCATCAGCGAATGGTCAAGCGCCAGCTCTGCCCGCCCGAGTTCGCTCTGCGCGCGCGGGACGGAGGGTGGTTGCGGCTATCGCAGctgggtgctcggcgctgcacggcgAGAGGTTTCCGGCTGCAGCCCGCTTACCAGAGCACGGAGATGGGCGAAAGGGGAGACGGAGCGTGAACgtgggatggagcaggagggggcCCTGGCAGCCGTTGTCTTTTCGGCCTCAAACGGAGGCAGCCTTCAGCCctcgccgctccgcgccccgctctGCGCGGCGCTGCCTGGAAGATGGGATGCCGTTTTAGAAACCGGGTACCCCGGGAGAGGCAGTTGGGTACTTTCTCACATGATGGCTCCTCTTTTCTGAGTATTTCTTCCTCCTCGTTAAAGCACAAGCTGTCCTCTCTGAGGACGGCGCTCAGAGCTGCGTGTGACCAGGCTCTGTGCATCTGTCTTTCCGCCCCAGCAGCTTTGGACTGTTTGCTGCTGCCTGGCAGGTCGTCAGCTCCTCCCTGTGTCCCAAAAATGGGCACGGGGTCCCGATAACACCCCAGCGCGGGAACGGCAGGAGCACCCGCTTTGGTAGATGCTGGGGGAGCTTTtggagaaagatattttaaaagctgcCAGCTCTCGTGAGCTCTTGGATCTTGCTAGACACGAGGGAACCTGGTCCTGAGACGTGGATCTGGCAGCAGCGAGGCTTGACCAGTTCCCCGGGTCAGGCACAATAGCAGGGATTTATCGCTTGTTCTCTTGCAAGTGTTGCTCCTGCTGCCACGGGGAAGCTGCTTGGTTTGGGCACTCGCTGGGAACAGGCAAGATTTCAGGTCCCTGCCCAGGATGTGAGTCTCCAGGACACGGTTTCTGGATTTTCCAGCTCTTCTCCCACCCATTCCCCTTCGTTTTGGCCCATCCCTTCGTGGCTTTTGGTTTAGGAGCATCTAATAGAGAGGAGAGACACTCTAACTCACTCTCCTCTGTGCCGTCAGGTCTGAAACCTGCCTTCTCCCTGCCTTGGCGACCCCTCGTCTGCTCGGTCGCGGTGAAGTTTTAACCACAGGTCAAGAGGCTTTCTCACCCCGTCGTTCCTCTAATCCCGGCTAATCTCTCTTTGatgcggggcgggcgggagggatTAGAGCCCCATAGGGTCACCTCCAAGCCCCGCTCTCTCTTTCAGCAATTAAAAACCTCTTTCATGGCTGGGGGAGTGGGAGGCTCTGCCCAAGCCCAGGCCAGACacaaagctgggggggggggggggagccagcaggcctggggcagctgcctcTCATTTCTCAACTTTGCAGAGCAAACTGTTTAATCCAGGTAATTTCAGTGTTATTGAGGGTTTATCATGTCCGCCAGTGGCGCTTCCTCCCTGCAAGGGGAGGTTGCTTAATGGACCTGGCATGGGGTTTCCCTACAATTTATTTGAAAGGTTTTAGGAGTAAAAATAGTGGCGGCATCTTATCCCGTGTGTAAACACCCGTGGGATGTGAACCAGCGGATACAGCAAGGGAGAGTGTGCTGGTCGGAGATGTGGGTGCTTCGCCCTCGCTTTCCCGTGCAGCGCCGCAGACCCCGGTGCCgtggggaggatggagggggcagGCGGTTCGGGGCTTCATCCCGCTCTGCGGCCGCATCGCAGCCCACGAGCCACTGCTACAGCCGGCCTCGCGTGGGCAGCCGGGGCAGCAGAGCCGTCACTGCTGGGGACGCAGCCGCTCGGGGCAGCGGGACGTCTCCTGTCACCGGCTGCAACTGAGCCAGGGAAGGGCTCGTACGGGCTGCTCCCGTcgctcctctcccttccctgacACCCCCGTCCCATCCCCAGACTACCTGAAAGACGAGCTGGATCGCTACGTACAGCAGCTGCAGATCGTGCGAGTCGTGCGgcagaaggagaggaaagggcTGATAACGGCGCGGCTGCTCGGGGCCAGCGTGGCGAGCGGGGAGGTGCTGACCTTCCTGGACGCCCACTGTGAGTACGGCCCGGCTCCCCTTCACCCTCCGGCTCTGCGTGGCCACGGTCCCCGGCCCAACTCGCGAGGCGAGAGGGGAAGTAGGACGAGGTCTCGGTCTTTGGGGTCCTGGGGacgtgcagccagcagccagatgtGTCCAGCTGCGCGTGGCTGCGTGCTCGCAGCCATGGGACAGCCCACAGAAGCGATCCCAGCTTCCCAGGGGCCTcccagcatgggagaggctggaTCGCCCTGGTGAGGCGGTCTGTCCTGTGCCCTAAAATGAGGAATCGGAGGCTTTGCTCCTAATACGGCTCCTGCGTGTGCAACACTGGTGAATCCTTTCCCATCCCTCCAGGTGAGTGCTTCCACGGCTGGCTGGAGCCCCTCCTATCCCGCATTGCAGAGGAGCCCACGGCGGTCGTGAGCCCCGACATCACCACCATCGACCTCAACACCTTCGAGTTCTCCAAGCCCGTCCAGTACGGCAAGCAGCACAGCCGGGGCAACTTCGACTGGAGCCTGACCTTCGGCTGGGAGGCTGTGCCGCTCCGGGAGAAGCAGCGCAGGAAAGACGAGACCTTCCCCATCAAGTAGGTGTTCGTGGTGGTACTGGTGTCCTCTGTGGCGCCGGATCCCAGACGGATCTTGATTCTTGCAAGGCCTCTCGTTTAAGGGTTTAATTGCCGTCTCTTCATCTTTTTGCACTTCATCTTGGAAACTTGATCACCTGGTAGGTGCCTGAGTTGGCAAAGCAGGAAGGGGATGTTACCTGCACAAAAAGACCCCTGGCCCTATTTTGCGTGGAGATAAACCTGGGAGGTTGATAGGTGTTTCCGACGAGAGGGAGCATCTCTGCTAGGACTCGGAGCTCTGCAGGAGCACCCGTGGATTACTGGAGAGAGGCAGCGCCGCGCAGGCTCTCCCTTTGCCGCCACCTCCCACTGCTGTGGGACGTTCGTCTGGGTCTTGCCTTGCTGCCGGATCCCACAGGGATGGGGCTGGAGCGTGCCTTGGCGTGCCCATGGAGCCACTGTGCCGTGACCAGGCCCTCCTGCGCTGAccggggctgggagccggcaGCTCTGGGAGACGCTGCTGTCTGGGGCAGGAATTTGTGCCGCTTCCCCTGCCTGGGATTAGCGTGCCGGCTCCAGCAGCAGCCTCGGCCCCTGCCTGCGGAGACGGGCCGCTTAGAGGTGCGTGGGGAAGGCAGGCAGCTGCGAACGCTGTCTGGGCTGGCGCAGAGCCAGCGCACGTGCAATGGCGCTggcaaggaaggaaaacaaaatcgcTCGCAGTCTCCAGCGGGCAAGAGCGTTGCAGCGTCAGCTAGTTCTGCCCGTCCGCGCTGCTTCGCCTCCAGCCTCCGCTGCCTGCAGGGCCGCTGCCTGCACCTTTGCAGGGTTTTCTTCTCGCAGCAGGGTTATAATGCAGGAGAGCCGCAGGGAGATCTTCCCTGGCGTGCCCAGCGGTGCCGGGGATGCTCGCAGGCAGTTATGCTGCAGGCTGGCAAGAGCTGCCTGTTCCTGTCACCGGAAGAGACGGCCGTTGCCCCTTTCCTCCCGTCCCCGTGCTCCCCCCACCGGCAGCAGGCACAGCGAGCAGGACCAGACTGGGGAACTGGGCAGGAACAGAAGTAACCCAGCAAAGGAAACCCGAGGGCTTGGCTTAACCCCGGTCAGGTCTCTGCACGTTCCTTGTGCAATTGCTTAAGGGGCAGAGCAGCTTGGGGAAGGGGCAGGGTGACTTAGTTGTTGCTCCAGGACCAAAGAGGCCCCCTGGATCTGCGGTTTGGTTTATACGGCTAGGAAGCAAGGCACCACAGATAAGCGGGAGGCTGGAAAAGACATTTGAGCCTTCTTCTAGGGCACGTCCCTGCTGATGGCTTCAGCCGGGAGCCCTCGATGCTCCCGCTAAGGTACCGCGCTGAATGCGCCGTGCCCTggggcaggctggcagcagctggcAAACGGCAGGAGATGCTTTgggggagcttcagggagccttCTGCCTCTTGACATCTTGGCACCTTCCTCCCGATCCTCGATGGGGAGGATTTCCCTCTGTGCCCTTCAAAGCCAGCCGCTGTGGGCGGCCAGTCGCGGCCAGCGCCCCTTGATAAACCAGACAGTCTCGCGTTCCCGAAGGGAGATACCCAACACCGTGTTTGGCCCTTTCCACATCCTGTCCTTTGGCCCGGAGCACAGCTCCGCTTTGTGGAAAGGTCAGCCGGGAGATGTTTCCGTCCCAGTAAAGGTCCCTTTTTTTCCCAAGGGCTGCTAGTTTGGCTCCAAACAGCGTCTAATCTCTCTCGGCTCCTCTCGGCAGGAACACAGCAGCTCAGtgagtccttttttctttttcttgaacaaAAGCGAGTTTCTGTTCCAACCTTCCTCTTCCAGAGATCAGATGGAACAGATTATAAAAGCAAGAGGAGTGAATAGGGTGCCCAGTCACTGAGCTaagctctgttttttctcttctgctataGATTTTCAGTAATAATATCCAAGTTTCACTCTCTCTTGAGTGGAGAGCAGCCAGCGAGGCCCCGCAGCGGCTCGGTGTCACGCTGCTATGGATTTCCTCGACTCCTCTGTCCCCCTGTGGCAGCATCCACTGACCTCCGAGCGGGTCTGTCCTCGCAGCATCCCCTCTGACGAAGCCTTTTCTGTCTGGTGcccagcgcagcagggcctggCGCGTGTTCCAGCCCTCCCCACCGCCCAGGGCAGCACCGGGGCGATACCTGGGGCTCGGGACAGGCAAGGGAGATGCAGGTGCTCTGTGTGAGCCAGCTcgggggctgcagcccctctgtgatcCCCCCAGGAAAGCTGTCCCCCCAGTTCAGACCTCTGCAGTTTTAATCCCTGCCTGTCTTGCAGATGGAGGATGTGGCTGCTGGCATGTAAAATTCACAGAGCTCCCAGCATCCTCCCTTCAGACTCTGCTTCTGTCTCTTCCCAGGTCACCAACCTTTGCTGGTGGGCTCTTCGCAATTTCCAGGTCCTATTTTGAGTATATCGGCTCCTATGACGATCAGATGGAGATCTGGGGAGGAGAGAATGTGGAAATGTCCTTCAGGGTAAGAGTAAAGCCTGCGCCTTTTTAAAGAGTGACTTCAGGGAAATCCCTTATTTGGGAGCTCTGGGTGTGTGTAAAGGGGCGCTGATGTTTCCAAGCTTCAGGGGGGATTGATGGAGCTGAAATCCCacgtgcgggggggggggggggggggcagctcccagCCCAAGGGAGCTCGAAGCCCAGCTGGGGTCTGAAAGCACCGCCGTGGCTGGGGAGGCTCTTCCACGGCTCAGGCACCAGGTCCTCGCCTCCCCGCAGGTCTGGCAGTGCGGCGGCCAGCTCGAGATAATCCCCTGCTCCGTCGTCGGACATGTCTTCCGCTCCAAGAGTCCCCACACCTTCCCCAAAGGGACCCAGGTGATTTCTAGGAACCAGGTTCGCTTGGCCGAGGTCTGGATGGATGACTACAAGGAAATCTTCTACAGAAGAAACCAGCAGGCCTCGCAGATGGCCAGAGAGGTACCCCACATTTCTCTAGGGTTTCATCAGCAAGGGTAGCGCTAATGTGTGCTCTGCAACACGTGGTGTCTTGGGATGCTGTCCCAAAGGCTGCAATGCTGCAGGGAGCCCAGATCCGcagtagaagaaaacaaaaaggctcAGCAGGTTTAGCTTGCAGAGGGATGGTGAATGCAGGTGGAAAGATATTGCCAAATATATGCATGCGTGCATATGTACATCTTTTTGCCTAAGTGTTTTCTGGtaagaaaattcagattttttttccccccccccacaaaatcAAAGCAATTTGAGGGGGTAtgaatttgctttgctttgacaACAAAATGTTCCAGCCCTCTTTGCAAGTGGCCAGAGTCTGAAGTTACCTGCACAGGCCAGATATTGTCTTGCAAGACTCTTAATGCCTGCCTTGGTCTTAGCCGTAGTAAGACATGGGCTTGACTTTAAACAGGGCGATGACCAAGCTGGGAGGGCCTATCTGCTGAGCCCTGGCTCAGGGTTTTGTTGCTGGCTTTGGAGATTAGTTTAATTTTCTCACGTGACTTTGTTGATAGAAAACGTATGGTGACATTACAGAACGgcgcaagctgagggagcagctacACTGCAAGAACTTCACCTGGTACCTAGAAACCATCTATCCGGAGATGTTCATCCCGGACTTGACTCCAACTTTTTATGGAGCAGTAAGTACGTGGGTGTCTGGAGCCGCCCGCTTGCTCTGCCGCCCCTTGGGCTTAGTCCTTCTCTAGAAATAAGCCACGGCAGTGAGGTCCCCAGGAGATCAGGCTTTGCTTCTGGCCTTAAACCAGCAAGGAGGAGTGCGGTGGCAGAGACCCTGCCTCTCCAGTTCCACCGTGGTGGTGGTGAGCCGCATCTGCCGCCAGCTGATGAGGCCCTTCCGGGCTCTGGCTGACAGCGAAAGAGCTGGAATCTGGCAGAGCTGGTTTCGGGCGAGTTACAGGGGCCCTGAGGGGATGTCACACTAGCTTAAAATAGGCAAAACAAGCGAAACCTCAGGGAGAGTCCGAAACCTCAGGGAGAGTTCGGGCAGCCTTAGTGCTGTCAGCTCTGGGCATCAGCCTGCACAAGATGGGGCTTAAAAATCCAACAGGCCAAATTTTGCTGTACAGAGCGGGGAATGATGCTCCAGGGATAGTTAGCGTTTGCATGGATGCGTGCTCAACTCCCGAATAGCTCTGTAAGCCCCAAAGGGCAGTGATTTGCCCCAGATTGTGTGCAGAGCCGGGGTCAGAAGGACGGATTTGGACCCTGGGTCTCCAAGCTCCCCATGAGCAGCTCCAATGCCAGGCCGGCCACCGCAAACGCAGAGCGCTGGCCCTGTCCCCGCTTGTCTGCGCTCCTCGGCAGCCCGCAGAGATCGCTGCAGAGGAGGGAGCTACCGGAGAAAGCCCTTCCCTCGACCCCTGCGACAGCCGGTCGGCACGCACACAGCCCTTCTCTGCTGTGACAATGTTGTGAAACCAGTTTGCAGAGACacaaaatgaatttgtttcaGTAAAGCCTTCTACTGGCTCCTGTCCGGGTCTTAATTCAGCTCTGTTTCCCGAAACTTTAGCCAAGCAGCTCTAGACTTAAATTGCACAAGCTATAGGAAGGCACTTGGTGTGACGGGGAGGTGCTGGCATAGGCGTCGCTCACATCCTGGAAACAACTAGAGACCCGGACCCGGGGCCGAGTACCAGGAACGTGTTTGTACACCGATACTTAGGTGCCCTGTGAACCCAGCACCAAATGCTGGTCCCCGCCCAAGGGGGTGGTGAGCCCTGGCCAAAGGGACCCCAGACCTGAGCTTTCTGCTCCGGATTCTTTCTCGCAGATAAAAAACGAGGGAACAAAGAGCTGCCTGGATGTCGGTGAGAACAACCACGGTGGGAAACCGCTCATCATGTACCCGTGCCATGGGATGGGAGGCAACCAGGTAGGCACCGTGCGACCTCCTTGGCTTGGAAAGGCTTTGAAGGAGCCTTCTCGCGTTGCTGGTCAGAACTTGAATGACACGTTTATCAGTGGCAATTTCCATTACTTCTTACTTCTCTTGCAAACCCCTCATGTTTTCCCCAAAACTTTTATGGGGACACGGGCAGTCGGGTCCAGAGCCCGGCTGGCCGCGTGCTTGGGGCAGCATCAGCCTTGCCGGCGACACGCAGCAGCAACGTGACGTCCcctctctgctctcccctgccagtATTTTGAGTACACGACCCAGAAGGACCTGCGGCACAACATCGGCAAACAGCTCTGCCTGCGGTCCGCCTTCGGGCCCGTGGAGCTGGGCGACTGCCAGTACAAAGGGAAGAACACGCGGGTGCCGGGGAACGAGGAGTGGGAGCTGGCGCAGGTGAGGAGGGCGGAgacggcgcccggggccgggtcTTTCCCTCCGCGATGCCTTGCAGTGAATTTCTGTGCTGGGAAGTCTTTGAGAaagcaggggaaggagaggggccGGGGCCCTTCTCTGCTATTTGCCTTTTCCCTGGCTTTTAAGTCCTTTTCCTCCAAAACTGGGTGCATCCTATTGGATGCATTGCACAGGGATGCAAGCCAGGTGCTGTCTTTATCTTTTTGTCAGGACCGTCTGATTAAAAACGCAGCCTCCAACATGTGCTTGACGGCAAGGGGGAAGCATCCGTCGATGGCTCCCTGCAACCCGTCGGATTCCCATCAGCAGTGGTTCTTCACTTAGCGGGAAAGCGGAGCAGCGCGAGTGAGACAGGAGGCCCTGGGATCCCAAACTGCACTCAGGAAACCAGAATCCAAAATTTTCTcccttgggtttttttatttttcttttttttccctcttttaatttaaaagaagctAAAGCCTTAAATATGCTGCAGTTCACGTTTGCCTTGAATTCAGTCCTGTGCCTTTTGAGGGATCAGGTGTTGGAATACGCAGAGGAGATTATTTTGTAGTCTCaccttttttctgaaacaaagcaaaaaaaaaaaacgacaaaaaaaccctcccactTGCAGCCAGCCTAAGTGTCGTATCTAGAACTCATCCAAAGCCGAACAGCGTGGACCCGGCCGTGCCAGGGCGACTCAGGGACG is a window from the Dromaius novaehollandiae isolate bDroNov1 chromosome 28, bDroNov1.hap1, whole genome shotgun sequence genome containing:
- the GALNT6 gene encoding polypeptide N-acetylgalactosaminyltransferase 6, translating into MRLLRRRYSPLKVALVGVVFVICLFIMQKDVGNRDSSEEPWLKNIVNGKDQVIDLMMGAVNNIRDSMPKLQIRAPVQQEAPSQSTKSCLPGYYTAAELRPLMERPPQDPNSPGADGKAFKKDQWTPEETKEKDRGYEKHCFNAFASDRISLQRALGPDSRPPECIDQKFKRCPPLPTTSVVIVFHNEAWSTLLRTVYSVLHASPAVLLKEIILVDDASTDDYLKDELDRYVQQLQIVRVVRQKERKGLITARLLGASVASGEVLTFLDAHCECFHGWLEPLLSRIAEEPTAVVSPDITTIDLNTFEFSKPVQYGKQHSRGNFDWSLTFGWEAVPLREKQRRKDETFPIKSPTFAGGLFAISRSYFEYIGSYDDQMEIWGGENVEMSFRVWQCGGQLEIIPCSVVGHVFRSKSPHTFPKGTQVISRNQVRLAEVWMDDYKEIFYRRNQQASQMAREKTYGDITERRKLREQLHCKNFTWYLETIYPEMFIPDLTPTFYGAIKNEGTKSCLDVGENNHGGKPLIMYPCHGMGGNQYFEYTTQKDLRHNIGKQLCLRSAFGPVELGDCQYKGKNTRVPGNEEWELAQDRLIKNAASNMCLTARGKHPSMAPCNPSDSHQQWFFT